Genomic segment of Salvia hispanica cultivar TCC Black 2014 chromosome 2, UniMelb_Shisp_WGS_1.0, whole genome shotgun sequence:
TGGGAAGGGGCTGAGCCAATTCAGCTTGGAAACTTGCCTAATCTACAGGTTCGCttgatttatctttttcataaCTTTCAGCTTGATGTCCTTTGggcttgttttttttataatttgtattcATATTTGAGTATCAAACTTAGCGGGTAGCCATAGTCTGATGTTCCGTGCCAGCAACTGCAAGTGAAAGGACTTATTTTAGAACAATAATTCCTTTCCTTCATGAGGATCTGGCTCACAAAGAGGCAGAAGAaagttacatttttttaaaaattgatagcATCTATTCACTTGTATACAGTTGGACTTGGAGACCTATTTCTCACTTATCTCTAtgtattttctcttttttctggTCGATTTTTAAGGATGCTGTCACTGTTGTCGGATATCCACTTGGAGGAGAAACGATATCTGTGTCTAAAGGTGTGATATCAAGAATTGAGGTTTGTTCAAAAATATCTGTGTAACATTTGACTTTGTAGTTATGGCAACTGCAAGTATTGTATAATGTGCTAGTCATTGTTCTGTTTGAGGATTGAACCTTTTAAGCAAAGGTTTCCTTCCCTTGTTGACTACCAATATAGTTTTTGAAAAGATTAACTTGTTGTATCTATATTGGTATTTCCTTACTTTTGATCTGTCCAATGTGAAACTATATAACTCATGCAACCAATCTATTTGTTTGAATAGCCGCACACGATATTTACTGTCACTGTAGTGGCTGTCCTAAATAGTGTAGCTGTAATACAGCTTCGCAGTTTGGTACTTCAGTTTACTGTCTCATATGTATGTGCCAATCTTGCCATAAATCTCAGGTGACATCATATGCTCATGGGTCTTCAGAGTTACTTGGTATTCAAATTGATGCAGCTATAAATCCTGGTGAGTAACTAGGCAATGGTCAGCTTGTATATGTAGATGAGTGATGAACTCTTTGTTTCTATTGCTAACGTCTCGAGATGCATATATCTAGTTATATTGATTTGTATGCTGTACTTCTGAATCTTTTTTCTAATCATTTATAGGTAATAGTGGTGGGCCTGCATTCAATGACCAAGGAGAATGCATCGGAGTCGCCTTCCAGGTAGGTTTTTTTGTTACATGAGCATAGAGGTTAAATGTTATATGCTGCTCCTCTTTTACAAAGTCACGATGCCTTGTGACTTCTTGCATATTTCCTTAAGCTATTCTCCTGGCCCTGATTTGCAACGCCAGCTCTTTTTTTGGGGCCATCATCAGCTGTTTTCTTATGAATATCATATTCTCAGTGGATCTTTCCTCTAGGTATACAGATCTAATGATGTTGAGAATATAGGATATGTAATTCCAACGACAGTCGTGTCCCATTTTCTTGAAGACTACCAAAAAAATGGGAAATACACTGGTGAGGCTTCTTTCTTCTGAAGAAATGATTGTGatgttcaaaatttaattccaataaTTACCGCATGTGTAATTActtaatttagaattattagtactacatGGTTGCTTAAATTCATGCGATCTCTTAGAAGTAAATAGTGTGTCACACAATCTAGTCTCTTAGACAACTATTCATTGAGTTGAGGAGTTCAATGAGAAAGGGCTGTGTACTTTAgctggtactccctccgtcccataaaagtttagacaaaacttttgggcacggagattaagaatttatattgaataaataggagagatgaaaaaagtaggaaagataaaagagagtaaagtaaatgatggaataaagtagagtgattagatgttttgtcttttgttaaaaaaggaactgactcaactttgttgggacgcactaaaaaggaatacgactcaacttttatgggacggagggagtataatatttccTAAAGCATGGATATTGAGACAGAAGCAGGAAGATGACCGTGAACATCTTTTTGGAATTCcttaaaatatcaaacatcTTTTTTTGGAATTCCTTAAAATACCAAAGCCTTTCTGGGGCCTTTTCAATCTTATTTGTTGACGTTCTTGTAAATTTCCATAGAATATATGATGTGCTTTTATGGTTATATCTTTATTGCTTGCTCTTATACATTCCAGCGGTCCATAATATGTTTGCCTTTTAAGACAAGGCATTTCACTCAAAATTAGTTAGGGGTGCGGTAGTGATTGACCTTAAACGACCACATATATAACAACTTTTTGCAATCTGATGAGTTAGTTAATGACTTAATTGGCTAGTTACTAGGGATTTTCAGTTAGCAGATTGATATGGTGGAGATGTTTCATGTGCTCTCTTCATGcaatataatttgattgttCTGATATATTTACTTCATCTTCTTGTAATATGATCTCTATCTGTGTTAGAGACAGCAATTAATACAACCTGAAgaatataatttatgataCTGATGGAAGCATATTAGTAATCACATCTTCATAAAATCAGGTTTCCCTTGTCTTGGAGTGCTATTGCAAAAATTGGAGAATCCAGCTCTGAGGGCGTGCTTAAATGTTCCAACCAATGAGGTTACTCTCAAACTTATATGTTCTTGTTAGATCCAAATTGTGTGCCTTGGAGCACTCATTATATGCTGATATTATATGCTTAAATGTTGTAGTCTGTGGGTCATTGTTTGAAAACAATTTTCCTTATCACATTTATATCACCCCTAGTAGTAAAACATTGGGGCTGGTTTGGGCTCTGGAGAAAGAAAGTTATTTTTAGACATGGTGTTTTTAATTGCCAAGTCATTAATAGGTAGATGAATggctcatttttttattgactcCTTACTCCTTTTAACTTTGAGGTCTGACCTTACATTGCATCGCAGGGTGTACTTGTGAGGAAAGTTGAGCCTACTTCCCCTGCCAGTCATGTCTTGAAGGAGGTAATCTATAATTTAATAGgttcatataattatttattatttaaatttggacTCGTATCAAGCCTAGATAATCACACATGTGTCCTTATTCCTTGGCTATTATTGCTACCAAAATTGGAAGAAAATATTGGACAGTTTTTCTTTGCTACTACTGGAGCATTGTGATCTTCAAGAAATGGATAAATTCTAGTATGCAGTAAGCTGGAAAAAAACTTACATGTCATCTTCTTGACAGGATTATGTACCCTTTTCCATGCTTATTGTGCACAAAAAATGTGAAGCTACATTACATGAAATTGATTTGTTGCAATTAGATTTAGTTTTTCACGGTAAAAGATTTAAGTTAATAAATCTATGGagcattttcttaatttagaGTTAAACTTTTCCTGATCAGGTTTTTGTTTAATGGATACTGATTATTTGCATGATCAGGTGATTCCCTAACATTGTGCACACCATTTCTAGTTATCTGCAAGTTGGGAACAATCAGAAGATGGGTTTGTTGTAGAGCACATAATCATTATTTCTCTGATTACCTTTTCAGGGTGATGTCATTGTGAGCTTTGGTAATATCCGTGTTGGCTGTGAAGGGACAGTACCTTTCCGGTCAACTGAGCGCATTGCGTTTCGCTATCTTATCAGTCAAATGTAATAATATCTTATCAGTTTCATTTTtgcttttctttctcttatttttgcTGTCCAGCATCGATCACTATTCACTCAAATGTACAATGGACTTGTGGCTGCATTAACACCTTTAAATCCTCAAGTTTAGTTTTTCACCTAATTTATCCTGTTGTAATGAAAACAACTATAATTCAAAAAAGAGCATGCATCCCTGAGTTTGCATTAGAGTGCCTTGAGTTTTATGCAAGCTGATGGCCATATCTCTGATACTGATTTTTAATGTCAGGTTTAGTGGTGATGAAGCTGAACTTGGCATTATCAGGGGAGGGCAATCTATGAAAGTTCAAGTTGTTTTGATTCCACGAGTGCACCTGGTAACTAGAAGGATTTTATTGTGGGGATTAACTGTTTACTTTACAAAATATGATCTAAATCGCTGTCATCAACTTTTTCCTTACTATCTGAAGGTTCAATACCACATTGAAGGAGATCAGCCATCATACTTAATCATAGCTGGTTTAGTCTTTACATCCCTTTCAGAGCCACTGATAGAGTATGTGATATACATGTTTATTTGACTCCAGTTATCCTCCTATTATTTTTGGTGATGTTCAAGACTAACCATGATCAGTTTTGGTCCTATTTTAAAGGGAAGAATGTGAAGATGATAGCATCGGGGtaattttttcccttttttttttgtttgtaggCCTTCACCAGatcattttgcattttttgcTTAATTATGTGGTTGACTGCTTCGTTTTATGATCAGATGAAATTGTTGGCTAAAGCACGATACTCTATGGCGAGGTTCAAAGGAGAACAGATTGTGATTCTATCACAGGTACATATGAGTTTATATTAGTTCAAAATACACATTTTCTCCTTCAGATTGGTAGACTGCTTAATAGTAATTACAACAGTGTATTCTTTCAATATCGTGATTCTGCTCACAAAATATTGTCGGCCCATCTGTGATTTTGTACTATTCACAGGTGTTTGcaaatgaagaaaacattGGATACGAAGAAATATGCAATGAGCAGGCAAGTCAAATGcatctaaatttaaaaattcccCTCATTCTGCAGTTTACTGATATAAAATCTGAATCAGGTCTTGAAGTTAAATGGCACttggattaaaaatattcaccaCCTGGCTCATCTAGTTGACTGTAAGTTGTAACATCTCATGCGATTTATTTCCTTGTGAAACACATCAATTTTGTCCCCACCTTTGTACATTTCCTAGTAAagtcataatttttaataaattattataaactGATACTCagtttttggatattttcaCAATTATTTTTCCCAATACCTAAAATGTCAAGTGACATGCTGTCATTTGGGACCCACAAGTGTATTTGAGCATGTATTTCCACAAGTGTATCATGTGACATTTCAAGTGTAGGGTATAATTGTCAAAATGTTGAAAGGTTGAGTATCAAGTTGAGTATGATTTATCAACTGTTGATACATTGTTAGAGTAGCTCTCAATCGACATTTGCTCATTTCCTTAGAAACGGAATAGTTCTACGAATGATAACTATGGCATGCATTTCAATTGTATCAGCTTGCAAGGACAAATATCTAGTCTTTGAATTCGAAGACAACTTTTTGGTTGTTTTGGAGCGTGAATCAGCTCAAGCGGCCTCTCCCAGCATCCTCAAAGCCTATGGAATTCCATCCCAAAGATCTCCTGATCTAATGGAACCATATTTGGACTCAGTAGGACAGAATGAAGCTGCAGATCAACGGGAGTTTGGTGACAGTCCCATTTCAAGCTCAGAGTTCGGGTACGAGGGCCTTCTTTGGGCATAAACATTCTTAGAATCTGTTCACTTGCATTACAAGTTTATATGAGTTATTATTCATGTTTTTACCTCGATTCATTATTATGGAAAACTATTCTTTTGGAGATTGTAGGTATTGTTCTCCATAGTCACATTCTCTAACCAATTGTTAGAACATTAggttttttcctcttttatttGTATCCTATTTGTATCTGTGCTCTGGCTGAATAGAATAGTGTATTCAATTCCTTATGTTCTGTACTACCAAATAAGATTTCCCAAATTTTGAAACAGTGATTTTTGCTTGGCGATGGTGATTTTTCCTCAATTCTTAATATTATCTTTATTCATGAATCTCAGACACTGGTGAACCAAAAGGTCCAAAAActgttgtgtgtgtgagtgagagagtgtgtgtgttttttaaGAATGAGGCACTAATTCTGCACTAAATGAGTGTAGTGGCTTTATGTCAGAAGAAAACAGCCAATTTAGAAAACGATAGCACCAACCAATTCACTTGATATGTTTCCACAACATAGTCCTATTTATCAATTCATGTCCCCTACCTCAAATATGCCTTTACATAAAAAAGTCTACTAACTAAAAAATTGACActgaaaacaataataaaatgagaagtTTGAAATATGAAGGGATGGACCATAGATGCTAAATAATGCATTCAATGCATGTCACAAGATGCACCACTTACATGCCCCACCCCTCTCACACTTTCACCCCAATCCCTTATACATACAACTCATGTCTCTAACCATTCACTCCTCACAAAAAAGAAGGCTGCATCTATATCTTGATCAAAAAGTCCTCTCTTGTGAAAAGAGTATTGATGGCTCAATCAATATCAGCATTCATGATTCTTCTTACAACAATCTCTCTATCATTCTTAGCTTCAGACAGCAGTGCCTCCACCATTGCTGCTGCGCCctcttctcttcctctctcacctTCATTACCTCCTGATATCTCTCCTCTTTTCCCCACACCTCAGCTCTCTCCAACTGAATCATCTCTCCCCGTAATTCCCTCAACTCCTAGCCCTCCAAAGCCCGATGATGATGCAATGGCAGCTGAAGCCCCGGTTTTGGCTGCGCCGTCTGGATTCTTGCCGGATTCTTCCTCTCTCAGGCTACTAACTTGCCGGGGATGCGCCACCTCACTCGTGCTTTTGCTTCCATTTGCTCTTCTGCAGCTTTGATCAGCTTAGTGTTGTTTGCCATATACTTGCTTTCTGCATTGCGTAGAATGTGAATAAATTTGTTGTGTTCATGTTTAGTTATTACTACtaagtactccatattatgGATATTATAGATATATTTGAGGTAAGTGTGTTGGAAAAGAGTGGTGTGGAACATGTAACTAATTCTGGTACTGCAATAATGGCCTTCGAGGAAAAGAATGcttttcactctctctctctctctctctctctcaacacacacacacatatttgTTTCTCAACCACAAATTACATCATGATTCAGGGCACTAAAGTGCCATGAGCTAAGACAGAGATTCTTCTCGTTGGGAA
This window contains:
- the LOC125207254 gene encoding protease Do-like 2, chloroplastic, producing the protein MIGEGKILTNAHCVEHDTQVKVKRRGDDTKYVAKVLARGVECDLALLSVESKEFWEGAEPIQLGNLPNLQDAVTVVGYPLGGETISVSKGVISRIEVTSYAHGSSELLGIQIDAAINPGNSGGPAFNDQGECIGVAFQVYRSNDVENIGYVIPTTVVSHFLEDYQKNGKYTGFPCLGVLLQKLENPALRACLNVPTNEGVLVRKVEPTSPASHVLKEGDVIVSFGNIRVGCEGTVPFRSTERIAFRYLISQMFSGDEAELGIIRGGQSMKVQVVLIPRVHLVQYHIEGDQPSYLIIAGLVFTSLSEPLIEEECEDDSIGMKLLAKARYSMARFKGEQIVILSQVFANEENIGYEEICNEQVLKLNGTWIKNIHHLAHLVDSCKDKYLVFEFEDNFLVVLERESAQAASPSILKAYGIPSQRSPDLMEPYLDSVGQNEAADQREFGDSPISSSEFGYEGLLWA
- the LOC125206317 gene encoding classical arabinogalactan protein 26-like, with translation MAQSISAFMILLTTISLSFLASDSSASTIAAAPSSLPLSPSLPPDISPLFPTPQLSPTESSLPVIPSTPSPPKPDDDAMAAEAPVLAAPSGFLPDSSSLRLLTCRGCATSLVLLLPFALLQL